From Cellulosimicrobium cellulans, the proteins below share one genomic window:
- a CDS encoding response regulator transcription factor, with translation MADPRAASASPTGAGAGPVPGRGPVPTTAPLAGGTPQQAATVLVVEDEPAIATAIAQRLSAEGWRVEVARDGLSGVDAAARLRPDLIVLDVMLPGIDGLEVTRRIQAEQPVPILMLTARDDETDMLIGLGVGADDYMTKPFSMRELVARIKALLRRVDRATQAASTAPTDPPMTVGDVTIDKAQRRVYRAGEEVHLTPTEFELLVMLASSPKTVLTRERLLAEVWDWADASGTRTVDSHIKALRRKLGADLIRTVHGVGYAFEPPAG, from the coding sequence ATGGCAGATCCGAGGGCAGCGAGCGCATCACCGACCGGCGCGGGCGCCGGTCCCGTCCCGGGCCGCGGGCCCGTGCCCACGACGGCGCCGTTGGCCGGCGGCACCCCGCAGCAGGCGGCCACGGTCCTCGTCGTCGAGGACGAGCCCGCCATCGCGACGGCGATCGCGCAGCGTCTGAGCGCAGAGGGCTGGCGGGTCGAGGTCGCGCGCGACGGGCTCTCCGGCGTCGACGCCGCGGCACGGCTACGACCGGACCTCATCGTGCTCGACGTCATGCTGCCCGGCATCGACGGCCTCGAGGTGACGCGGCGCATCCAGGCCGAGCAGCCCGTACCGATCCTCATGCTCACCGCGCGCGACGACGAGACCGACATGCTCATCGGGCTCGGCGTGGGCGCCGACGACTACATGACGAAGCCCTTCTCGATGCGCGAGCTCGTCGCGCGCATCAAGGCGCTGCTGCGCCGGGTCGACCGTGCCACGCAGGCCGCGAGCACCGCCCCGACCGACCCGCCCATGACCGTGGGCGACGTGACGATCGACAAGGCCCAGCGCCGCGTGTACCGCGCCGGCGAGGAGGTCCACCTCACGCCCACCGAGTTCGAGCTCCTCGTCATGCTGGCGAGCTCGCCCAAGACCGTGCTCACGCGCGAGCGGCTTCTCGCGGAGGTCTGGGACTGGGCCGACGCGAGCGGGACGCGCACCGTCGACTCGCACATCAAGGCGCTGCGCCGCAAGCTCGGCGCCGACCTCATCCGGACCGTGCACGGCGTCGGCTACGCGTTCGAGCCGCCCGCCGGATGA
- a CDS encoding sensor histidine kinase translates to MTSHPADPVDGTGTGRAQGGSASPGPARNGVHRAHTIRPHLPDVRPLDSFRSLKIKLGVLVAATVTLAVLITWIGLQNQLGPSRTFPLAIVLSLLLTQLLARGMTSPLREMTAAARAMADGDYTRRVRATSRDEVGQLAVAFNVMAEDLATSDQVRRELIANVSHELRTPIAALQAQLENVVDGVTQPTPATMEMALAQTERLTRLVSYLLDLSRIEAGAAALNITEIDVGDFLEENAEAVSMVEAGKQLRYVVDVTPPDLVLEADRERLHQVVTNLLQNAIRHSPQGGEIRLEAYPVDDDVVLEIVDEGPGIAKEDRERIFERFARASATGTHTTTGGSTGGTGIGLAIVRWAIDLHGGRIEVADSRSGATMRVTLPAHAHPVEPDLLDDPAPGGEDPTVR, encoded by the coding sequence ATGACCTCCCACCCCGCCGACCCCGTCGACGGCACGGGCACGGGCCGGGCGCAGGGCGGGTCGGCGAGTCCCGGTCCGGCGCGGAACGGCGTGCACCGCGCGCACACGATCCGCCCGCACCTGCCCGACGTCCGGCCGCTCGACTCGTTCCGCTCGCTGAAGATCAAGCTCGGCGTGCTCGTCGCCGCGACCGTCACGCTCGCGGTCCTCATCACGTGGATCGGGCTCCAGAACCAGCTCGGGCCGTCGCGCACGTTCCCGCTCGCGATCGTCCTGTCGCTGCTCCTCACCCAGCTCCTCGCACGCGGGATGACGTCGCCGCTGCGCGAGATGACGGCGGCGGCGCGCGCCATGGCCGACGGCGACTACACGCGTCGGGTGCGGGCGACGAGCCGGGACGAGGTGGGCCAGCTCGCCGTCGCGTTCAACGTCATGGCGGAGGACCTCGCGACGAGCGACCAGGTGCGCCGCGAGCTCATCGCGAACGTGTCGCACGAGCTGCGGACGCCGATCGCGGCGCTCCAGGCGCAGCTCGAGAACGTCGTCGACGGCGTCACGCAGCCGACGCCCGCGACCATGGAGATGGCCCTGGCCCAGACGGAGCGCCTCACGCGCCTCGTCTCCTACCTGCTGGACCTGTCGCGCATCGAGGCCGGCGCGGCGGCCCTCAACATCACCGAGATCGACGTGGGCGACTTCCTCGAGGAGAACGCCGAGGCCGTGTCGATGGTGGAGGCCGGGAAGCAGCTGCGGTACGTCGTCGACGTGACGCCGCCCGACCTCGTGCTCGAGGCGGACCGCGAGCGCCTGCACCAGGTCGTGACCAACCTCCTGCAGAACGCGATCCGGCACTCTCCCCAGGGGGGCGAGATCCGGCTCGAGGCGTACCCCGTGGACGACGACGTCGTGCTCGAGATCGTGGACGAGGGACCGGGGATCGCGAAGGAGGACCGCGAGCGCATCTTCGAGCGCTTCGCCCGGGCCAGCGCGACGGGGACGCACACGACGACGGGCGGCTCGACGGGCGGAACGGGCATCGGCCTCGCGATCGTCCGGTGGGCGATCGACCTGCACGGGGGGCGGATCGAGGTCGCGGACTCGCGCAGCGGCGCGACGATGCGTGTCACGCTCCCGGCGCACGCGCACCCCGTCGAGCCCGACCTGCTCGACGACCCGGCGCCGGGTGGCGAGGACCCGACCGTGCGCTGA
- a CDS encoding multifunctional oxoglutarate decarboxylase/oxoglutarate dehydrogenase thiamine pyrophosphate-binding subunit/dihydrolipoyllysine-residue succinyltransferase subunit, producing MFGANEWLVDELYEQYLQDKNAVDPAWWDFFEDYRPAERAETATTTAGAPSAPVNGAPAAPAAAPAAPVVPAAVTDGSAAAEAAQRVKPPKLPADPEVNAAAEAVLATRPVATAQPATAPYAQVPARKVAGAPEAEAETVGDDVQKLRGPAARVVTNMEASIQVPTATSVRAVPAKLMVDNRIVINNHLARGRGGKISFTHLIGFALVEALADMPVMNASYTQLDGKPAVNHPAHVNFGLAIDLAKPDGSRQLLVPSIKKAESMDFAQFWAAYEDLVRRARGGKLGVDDFAGTTISLTNPGGIGTVHSVPRLMAGQGTIIGVGAMDYPAEFAGASTERLARLGISKVLTITSTYDHRIIQGAQSGEFLRILSQKLLGEDGFYDRVFAALRIPYEPVRWVRDNTTDAEIEAAKPAKIAELVHSYRSRGHLMADTDPLAYRQRKHGDLDIQNHGMTLWDLDRTFPTGGFGGRTKSTLRDILGLLRDSYCRTVGVEYMHLADRTQRKWLQERLESGYARTPREDQLRILRRLNSAEAFETFLQTKFVGQKRFSLEGGEALIPLLDAILSKAAENGLDEVGIGMAHRGRLNVLANIAGKSYAQIFAEFEGNLDPKSVQGSGDVKYHLGTEGVFTAETGATTKVYLAANPSHLEAVDPVLEGIVRAKQDRIDLGGDGFSVLPILIHGDAAFAGQGVVPEVLNLAQLRGYRTGGTVHVIINNQVGFTTGPSSSRSTTYATDVAKGYQVPIFHVNGDDPEACVRVAELAFAFREQFDRDVIIDMICYRRRGHNEGDDPSMTQPLMYNLIEAKRSVRKLYTENLVARGDITLEEAEHVLQDYQAQLERVFTETKEGGFTPAADREPVAGLERPESQLEDAGTMVGWKTAIDRSVLERVGQVHVAPPEGFTVHPKLAQLLEKRRQMSVDGGIDWGFGELAAFGSLLAEGTPVRLAGQDSRRGTFVQRHAVLHDRETGAEWTPLLYLSADQAKFWVYDSSLSEYAALGFEYGYSVERPDALVLWEAQFGDFVNGAQTVIDEFISSAEQKWGQYSSVVMLLPHGYEGQGPDHSSARIERFLQLAAEDNMTIAQPSTPASYFHLLRQQAYARPRRPLVVFTPKQLLRLKAAASSVEDFTTGTFQPVIPDATVDPAKVDRVLLSTGRVYYDLLAERTKRGDEGVALVRLEQLYPLDVDGIRAELAKYPGAEVVWVQDEPENQGAWSFVHINLPEDLPRVSVVSRPASASTAAGTAKKHQAQQAVLLEQAFAR from the coding sequence GTGTTCGGAGCGAACGAGTGGCTCGTCGACGAGCTGTACGAGCAGTACCTCCAGGACAAGAACGCGGTGGACCCCGCGTGGTGGGACTTCTTCGAGGACTACCGTCCGGCGGAGCGTGCCGAGACAGCCACGACGACGGCCGGCGCGCCGTCGGCGCCCGTGAACGGCGCTCCCGCTGCGCCCGCCGCGGCTCCGGCAGCCCCCGTCGTGCCGGCCGCGGTGACGGACGGCTCGGCCGCCGCCGAGGCGGCGCAGCGCGTCAAGCCCCCGAAGCTCCCGGCCGACCCCGAGGTCAACGCCGCCGCCGAGGCGGTCCTGGCGACCCGGCCCGTCGCGACGGCCCAGCCCGCGACCGCGCCGTACGCGCAGGTCCCGGCCCGCAAGGTCGCCGGCGCGCCGGAGGCCGAGGCGGAGACCGTCGGCGACGACGTGCAGAAGCTCCGCGGTCCCGCGGCTCGCGTCGTGACGAACATGGAGGCCAGCATCCAGGTGCCGACGGCGACGTCGGTGCGCGCGGTGCCGGCCAAGCTCATGGTCGACAACCGGATCGTCATCAACAACCACCTCGCGCGCGGCCGCGGCGGCAAGATCTCGTTCACGCACCTCATCGGGTTCGCGCTCGTCGAGGCGCTGGCGGACATGCCGGTCATGAACGCGAGCTACACGCAGCTCGACGGCAAGCCCGCGGTGAACCACCCCGCGCACGTCAACTTCGGCCTCGCGATCGACCTCGCCAAGCCGGACGGGTCGCGCCAGCTCCTCGTGCCGAGCATCAAGAAGGCCGAGTCGATGGACTTCGCCCAGTTCTGGGCGGCCTACGAGGACCTCGTGCGTCGCGCGCGCGGCGGCAAGCTCGGCGTCGACGACTTCGCCGGGACCACGATCTCGCTCACCAACCCCGGCGGCATCGGCACCGTGCACTCGGTCCCACGCCTCATGGCGGGTCAGGGCACGATCATCGGCGTCGGCGCGATGGACTACCCCGCCGAGTTCGCGGGCGCCTCGACCGAGCGCCTCGCGCGCCTGGGCATCTCGAAGGTCCTGACGATCACGTCGACCTACGACCACCGCATCATCCAGGGCGCGCAGTCGGGCGAGTTCCTGCGGATCCTGTCGCAGAAGCTCCTCGGCGAGGACGGCTTCTACGACCGCGTGTTCGCCGCGCTGCGCATCCCGTACGAGCCGGTGCGCTGGGTCCGCGACAACACGACGGACGCCGAGATCGAGGCGGCCAAGCCCGCCAAGATCGCCGAGCTGGTCCACTCCTACCGCTCGCGCGGCCACCTCATGGCCGACACCGACCCGCTCGCGTACCGCCAGCGCAAGCACGGCGACCTGGACATCCAGAACCACGGCATGACGCTGTGGGACCTCGACCGCACGTTCCCCACGGGCGGGTTCGGCGGCCGCACCAAGTCGACGCTGCGCGACATCCTCGGCCTGCTGCGCGACTCCTACTGCCGCACCGTCGGCGTGGAGTACATGCACCTGGCCGACCGCACGCAGCGCAAGTGGCTCCAGGAGCGCCTCGAGTCCGGGTACGCGCGCACGCCGCGCGAGGACCAGCTCCGCATCCTGCGCCGCCTCAACTCCGCCGAGGCGTTCGAGACGTTCCTGCAGACGAAGTTCGTCGGGCAGAAGCGCTTCTCGCTCGAGGGCGGGGAGGCGCTCATCCCGCTGCTCGACGCGATCCTGTCGAAGGCCGCGGAGAACGGCCTCGACGAGGTCGGCATCGGCATGGCGCACCGCGGGCGGCTCAACGTGCTCGCCAACATCGCGGGCAAGAGCTACGCGCAGATCTTCGCGGAGTTCGAGGGCAACCTCGACCCGAAGAGCGTCCAGGGCTCGGGCGACGTGAAGTACCACCTCGGCACCGAGGGCGTCTTCACGGCCGAGACCGGCGCGACGACGAAGGTCTACCTCGCGGCGAACCCCTCGCACCTCGAGGCGGTCGACCCGGTGCTCGAGGGCATCGTGCGCGCCAAGCAGGACCGCATCGACCTGGGCGGCGACGGCTTCTCCGTGCTGCCGATCCTCATCCACGGCGACGCGGCCTTCGCGGGCCAGGGCGTCGTGCCCGAGGTGCTCAACCTCGCGCAGCTGCGCGGGTACCGCACCGGCGGCACCGTGCACGTCATCATCAACAACCAGGTCGGCTTCACCACGGGCCCGTCGTCGTCGCGCTCGACGACCTACGCGACCGACGTCGCCAAGGGCTACCAGGTCCCGATCTTCCACGTGAACGGCGACGACCCCGAGGCGTGCGTGCGCGTCGCCGAGCTCGCGTTCGCGTTCCGCGAGCAGTTCGACCGCGACGTGATCATCGACATGATCTGCTACCGCCGCCGTGGTCACAACGAGGGCGACGACCCCTCGATGACGCAGCCGCTCATGTACAACCTCATCGAGGCGAAGCGCTCGGTGCGCAAGCTGTACACCGAGAACCTCGTCGCGCGCGGCGACATCACGCTCGAGGAGGCCGAGCACGTCCTCCAGGACTACCAGGCCCAGCTCGAGCGCGTCTTCACCGAGACCAAGGAGGGCGGCTTCACGCCCGCCGCGGACCGCGAGCCGGTCGCCGGTCTCGAGCGCCCGGAGTCCCAGCTCGAGGACGCCGGCACGATGGTCGGCTGGAAGACGGCGATCGACCGCTCGGTCCTCGAGCGCGTCGGTCAGGTCCACGTCGCCCCGCCCGAGGGCTTCACCGTCCACCCCAAGCTCGCGCAGCTCCTCGAGAAGCGCCGGCAGATGTCCGTCGACGGCGGCATCGACTGGGGCTTCGGCGAGCTCGCCGCGTTCGGCTCGCTCCTCGCGGAGGGCACGCCCGTCCGCCTCGCCGGGCAGGACTCGCGCCGCGGCACGTTCGTGCAGCGCCACGCCGTCCTCCACGACCGCGAGACCGGCGCCGAGTGGACGCCGCTGCTCTACCTGTCCGCGGACCAGGCGAAGTTCTGGGTCTACGACTCGTCCCTGTCCGAGTACGCCGCGCTCGGGTTCGAGTACGGCTACTCGGTCGAGCGCCCCGACGCGCTCGTGCTGTGGGAGGCGCAGTTCGGCGACTTCGTCAACGGCGCCCAGACGGTGATCGACGAGTTCATCTCGTCCGCCGAGCAGAAGTGGGGCCAGTACTCGTCGGTCGTCATGCTCCTCCCCCACGGCTACGAGGGCCAGGGGCCGGACCACTCGTCCGCGCGCATCGAGCGGTTCCTGCAGCTCGCGGCCGAGGACAACATGACCATCGCGCAGCCGTCGACGCCCGCGTCGTACTTCCACCTGCTGCGCCAGCAGGCGTACGCCCGCCCGCGCCGTCCGCTCGTCGTGTTCACGCCCAAGCAGCTCCTGCGCCTCAAGGCCGCCGCGTCGAGCGTCGAGGACTTCACGACCGGCACGTTCCAGCCCGTCATCCCGGACGCGACGGTCGACCCGGCGAAGGTCGACCGCGTGCTCCTCAGCACGGGCCGCGTGTACTACGACCTCCTCGCCGAGCGCACCAAGCGCGGCGACGAGGGCGTGGCGCTCGTCCGCCTCGAGCAGCTCTACCCGCTCGACGTCGACGGCATCCGCGCCGAGCTCGCGAAGTACCCGGGCGCCGAGGTCGTGTGGGTCCAGGACGAGCCCGAGAACCAGGGCGCCTGGTCGTTCGTGCACATCAACCTGCCCGAGGACCTGCCGCGCGTGAGCGTCGTCTCCCGCCCGGCGTCGGCGTCGACCGCCGCCGGCACGGCGAAGAAGCACCAGGCCCAGCAGGCCGTGCTCCTCGAGCAGGCGTTCGCCCGCTGA
- a CDS encoding aldo/keto reductase, whose protein sequence is MERQVLGRTGRLVSVVGLGTWQLGADWGDVSEDDARAVLDASAEAGVTFFDTADVYGDGRSEQIIGGYLADNPGHAITVATKMGRREDQDADNFTLAKFREWTDRSRRNLRTDRLDLVQLHCPPTAVYSRDEVYDGLDTLVAEGAIASYGVSVETVDEALTAIARHGVATVQIILNAFRLKPLDAVLPAASAAGVGVIARVPLASGLLSGKYTKDTTFAADDHRTYNRDGSAFDVGETFSGVDFETGVQAAGEFTTLVQDVVGQVLTPAQVAIAWVWQQPGVSTVIPGARNVEQARSNAAAGDADVLGPLFTSGVREIYDEHLRAKIHDRW, encoded by the coding sequence ATGGAACGACAGGTGCTCGGACGCACGGGACGGCTCGTCTCGGTCGTCGGACTGGGAACCTGGCAGCTCGGCGCCGACTGGGGCGACGTGAGCGAGGACGACGCGCGCGCCGTGCTCGACGCCTCCGCCGAGGCCGGCGTGACGTTCTTCGACACCGCCGACGTCTACGGCGACGGGCGCAGCGAGCAGATCATCGGCGGCTACCTCGCGGACAACCCGGGCCACGCGATCACGGTCGCGACCAAGATGGGGCGCCGCGAGGACCAGGACGCGGACAACTTCACGCTCGCGAAGTTCCGCGAGTGGACCGACCGGTCGCGTCGGAACCTGCGGACCGACCGCCTCGACCTCGTCCAGCTCCACTGCCCCCCGACGGCGGTCTACTCGCGCGACGAGGTCTACGACGGCCTCGACACGCTCGTCGCCGAGGGCGCGATCGCGAGCTACGGCGTGAGCGTCGAGACCGTCGACGAGGCGCTCACCGCCATCGCGCGCCACGGCGTCGCGACCGTGCAGATCATCCTCAACGCGTTCCGGCTCAAGCCCCTCGACGCCGTCCTGCCCGCGGCGTCCGCCGCCGGGGTCGGTGTCATCGCGCGCGTGCCGCTCGCGTCCGGGTTGCTGTCCGGGAAGTACACGAAGGACACCACCTTCGCGGCCGACGACCACCGGACGTACAACCGCGACGGGAGCGCGTTCGACGTCGGCGAGACGTTCTCGGGCGTCGACTTCGAGACGGGTGTCCAGGCGGCGGGCGAGTTCACCACGCTCGTGCAGGACGTCGTCGGGCAGGTGCTCACGCCCGCCCAGGTCGCGATCGCGTGGGTCTGGCAGCAGCCCGGCGTGTCGACCGTCATCCCCGGCGCGCGCAACGTCGAGCAGGCGCGCTCGAACGCCGCCGCGGGCGACGCGGACGTCCTCGGCCCGCTCTTCACCTCGGGCGTCCGCGAGATCTACGACGAGCACCTGCGCGCGAAGATCCACGACCGCTGGTGA